Proteins from a single region of Segatella copri:
- a CDS encoding DIP1984 family protein, giving the protein MKLAEALSIRADLQKRVAQLKERIKESAKVQEGDEPCDNVEELYKELDEALVQLEDLIYRINITNVQIVQDGDSLTRLIAKRDVLSMRVKALKEVVNYVAANDTRFGRNELKYVRTIDIKTLRKEADTYAKQYRELDLKIQSLNWTVDLQDLPR; this is encoded by the coding sequence ATGAAGTTAGCAGAAGCATTGAGCATCAGAGCCGACTTGCAGAAGAGAGTGGCTCAACTGAAAGAACGTATCAAGGAGAGCGCCAAGGTACAGGAGGGCGATGAACCTTGCGATAACGTGGAGGAACTGTACAAGGAACTGGACGAAGCACTCGTCCAGTTGGAAGACTTGATTTATCGCATCAACATCACCAACGTTCAGATAGTTCAGGACGGAGACTCCTTGACTCGATTGATAGCCAAGAGAGACGTCTTGTCGATGCGTGTCAAGGCATTGAAAGAGGTGGTGAACTACGTAGCTGCCAACGATACTCGCTTTGGCAGAAACGAACTGAAATATGTTAGAACCATAGATATAAAGACTCTTCGTAAGGAGGCTGATACCTATGCCAAGCAGTATCGGGAACTCGACCTGAAAATTCAGAGTTTGAACTGGACTGTAGATTTGCAAGACTTGCCCCGATAA
- a CDS encoding helix-turn-helix transcriptional regulator — translation MDNRVKFYSWLIGLLDRKHLTFEEIANEWRDANANQDEDELDKRTFHRYRENIQSQFGITVECDKSDGYRYYLKRDPIANDDVTEWMLSSLRLASLGDMLKFHNKVMLDTPPYNTEYLDDILAAIDKQYLLKFKYVSGFGAESDIVLQPAFVRYYKQRWYVVGVKKQRSVSEGKANSNAEVDVRKLVRCLPFDRISFLKLICEKHPLSAKMKKFLTPENYYEDCFGIYRMEDVPVEKIRIRAFYPEYNYIEEVPLHESQQKVKESKDGMYREYTITIRPSRDFLQELLWHGRNIIVLKPESLRQEMIGILKDMTKSYETGECLNGEE, via the coding sequence ATGGACAATCGTGTAAAATTCTATAGTTGGCTGATAGGTCTCTTGGATCGTAAGCATCTTACCTTTGAGGAGATTGCTAATGAGTGGCGTGATGCCAACGCTAATCAGGATGAGGATGAGCTGGACAAACGTACCTTTCATCGTTATCGTGAAAATATCCAGTCGCAGTTTGGCATTACTGTGGAATGCGACAAGAGCGATGGCTATCGGTATTATCTGAAGCGTGATCCGATTGCTAATGATGATGTGACGGAATGGATGCTGAGTTCCCTGCGGTTGGCTTCGTTAGGTGATATGCTGAAGTTTCACAATAAGGTGATGCTCGATACACCGCCATATAACACGGAATATCTGGATGATATTCTTGCTGCGATAGATAAGCAATATCTACTGAAGTTTAAATACGTTTCGGGTTTCGGAGCAGAGAGCGATATCGTGCTACAACCGGCTTTCGTGAGATATTATAAGCAGAGATGGTATGTTGTGGGAGTAAAGAAACAACGTTCGGTGTCCGAAGGGAAAGCCAATTCAAATGCAGAGGTAGATGTGAGAAAACTCGTTCGCTGTCTTCCTTTCGACCGCATCAGTTTCCTGAAGCTTATTTGCGAAAAGCATCCGTTGTCGGCAAAGATGAAGAAGTTTCTGACTCCAGAGAATTATTATGAAGATTGCTTTGGCATCTATCGGATGGAAGATGTGCCCGTGGAGAAAATCCGCATCCGTGCCTTCTATCCGGAATACAATTACATCGAGGAGGTTCCGCTGCACGAGAGTCAGCAGAAAGTGAAGGAGTCGAAAGACGGAATGTATCGGGAATATACCATCACCATTCGCCCCAGCCGTGATTTCCTTCAGGAACTGTTGTGGCATGGCAGAAATATCATAGTACTGAAGCCTGAGAGCTTGAGGCAGGAGATGATTGGTATCTTAAAGGATATGACGAAGAGTTATGAGACGGGCGAATGCCTGAATGGGGAGGAATAA
- a CDS encoding ATP-binding protein — MATIIRQSYIDKIEKYLGKETIIVLVGQRRVGKSYMMKMIRDRKKADDSNNIIFIDKEKREFDYIQSYQDLNDYIGEHFLSDKHNYILIDEIQDIREFERSIRSYRTEPNTDIIITGSNARMLSNELSTLIGGRYKEIYIQSLSYNEFLEFHQLSDNDEALALYIQYGGLPGLAKIGLEEDDAREYQMDIYHTILLKDVIMRNQIRNVPFLENLVRFLADNTGKLISANSISKYMKSQGESIASAAITNYISFLCEAYILHKVNRYDIHGKRILETNDKFYFEDNGIRNAIAGGTREGDIEIVIENIIYQNLIRLGYQVYVGQLQVGEIDFVCTKPGGERIYVQASYIIADDATREREFGNLRAIKDNYPKYVISMTPLLTKNDDDGITHLHLRKFLTEGI; from the coding sequence ATGGCAACTATTATTCGTCAATCATATATCGACAAGATAGAAAAGTATCTTGGAAAGGAGACCATCATCGTATTAGTAGGTCAACGTCGTGTAGGAAAAAGCTACATGATGAAGATGATTCGTGACCGTAAGAAGGCAGATGACAGCAACAATATCATCTTTATAGATAAGGAGAAAAGAGAGTTTGACTACATTCAGAGCTATCAGGATCTCAACGACTATATCGGAGAGCACTTTTTATCCGATAAACATAACTATATCCTTATCGATGAGATACAAGACATCAGGGAATTTGAACGCTCCATCCGAAGTTATCGCACAGAACCCAACACCGACATTATCATCACAGGTAGCAATGCTCGCATGCTGAGCAATGAACTGAGCACTCTTATCGGTGGCAGATATAAGGAAATCTATATCCAATCGCTGAGCTATAACGAGTTTCTGGAATTTCATCAACTATCAGATAATGACGAAGCACTTGCTCTGTACATTCAGTATGGCGGTTTACCTGGTCTGGCAAAGATAGGACTGGAAGAGGATGATGCACGTGAATACCAGATGGATATTTACCATACCATCTTACTTAAGGATGTCATTATGCGCAACCAGATAAGAAACGTGCCATTCTTAGAGAACCTGGTGCGTTTCCTTGCTGATAATACAGGTAAACTCATCTCAGCCAACAGTATCTCCAAATATATGAAATCTCAAGGAGAATCCATTGCTTCGGCAGCTATCACCAATTACATATCCTTCCTTTGTGAAGCCTATATTCTGCACAAGGTGAACCGCTATGACATCCACGGAAAACGTATCCTTGAAACCAACGATAAGTTTTATTTTGAAGACAACGGCATTAGAAATGCCATTGCCGGGGGAACACGTGAAGGAGACATTGAGATAGTGATAGAGAATATCATCTATCAGAACCTAATACGCTTGGGCTATCAAGTTTATGTAGGACAACTGCAAGTTGGAGAAATCGACTTTGTTTGTACCAAGCCAGGCGGCGAACGCATCTACGTGCAAGCTTCCTATATCATAGCCGACGATGCAACCAGAGAGCGTGAGTTTGGCAATCTCCGTGCCATCAAGGACAACTATCCAAAGTACGTTATCTCCATGACTCCTCTGCTCACCAAAAATGATGATGACGGCATCACGCACCTGCATCTTCGCAAATTCCTGACAGAAGGAATATAA
- a CDS encoding gamma carbonic anhydrase family protein, which translates to MAIIKTVEGKTPQWGKNCFIAENAVLTGDCILGDDCSIWYSAVLRSDVDAIRCGNRVNVQDCACIHQTGTMPCILEDDVSVGHGAIVHGATVRKGALIGMNATVLDKADIGEGAIIAAGAVVTHGTKVPAHEIWAGIPARKVKVCAPGQAEEFAKHYSGYIKDWYLKED; encoded by the coding sequence ATGGCTATTATAAAGACAGTAGAGGGAAAGACTCCTCAATGGGGAAAGAATTGTTTTATCGCTGAGAATGCCGTACTGACCGGCGACTGTATTCTTGGCGATGACTGCAGCATCTGGTATAGTGCGGTATTGCGTTCTGACGTGGATGCCATCAGATGTGGAAACAGGGTAAATGTGCAGGATTGCGCCTGCATCCATCAAACCGGTACGATGCCTTGCATTTTGGAGGATGATGTATCTGTGGGACATGGGGCCATCGTTCATGGAGCTACCGTTAGAAAAGGTGCTCTCATCGGAATGAATGCCACTGTGCTTGACAAGGCTGACATTGGTGAAGGAGCTATCATTGCTGCAGGAGCTGTAGTTACCCATGGCACCAAGGTTCCTGCACATGAGATTTGGGCGGGTATTCCAGCCAGGAAAGTAAAGGTCTGCGCTCCTGGACAAGCCGAGGAGTTTGCCAAACATTATTCCGGATACATCAAAGACTGGTATCTGAAGGAAGATTAA
- the alaS gene encoding alanine--tRNA ligase gives MMTANEVRESFKKFFEGKGHKIVPSAPMVIKDDPTLMFTNAGMNQWKDIILGTKDPGKDVRRVDTQKCLRVSGKHNDLEEVGHDTYHHTMFEMLGNWSFGDYFKEGAIDMAWEYLTEVLKLNPSDLYVTVFEGSKVEGLERDNEAAGYWAKHVPADHIINGNKHDNFWEMGETGPCGPCSEIHVDSRTPEEKAQVPGRELVNKDNPQVIEIWNIVFMQYNRKADGSLEPLPMHVIDTGMGFERLVRMLQDKHSNYDTDIFQPIIKEIEAISGKKYGFTTPTGENGEGKDEQEKIDIAMRVCADHLRAVAFSIADGQLPSNAKAGYVIRRILRRAVRYAYTFLGQKQAFMYKLVNVLVEQMGAAFPELPAQQELITRVMKEEEDSFLRTLEKGINLLNGDMDELKAHGETQLDGVSAFRLFDTYGFPLDLTELICRENGYTVDAAGFDEEMKKQKERARNAAAVENGDWEVLKEGDQNFVGYDYTEYECHILRYRKVTQKKNSFYELVLDNTPFYGEMGGQVGDKGVLVSENETIQVIDTKRENNQSIHIVKELPKNVNADFMACVDIENREGSAANHTATHLLDYCLKQVLGEHVEQKGSYVDKDTLRFDFSHFQKVTDEELRKVERMVNEMIRADYPLDEHRDTPIEEAKELGAIALFGEKYGDKVRVVRFGPSAEFCGGIHAKSTGKIGFFKIISESSVAAGIRRIEALTGKACEEAIYGLQDTIVALKGLFNNAKDLEGVIRKYIDEHDALKKDVEKFQAQAVERAKDKLVENAKEINGVKVVTAVLPMEPAAAKDLVFKVREALPENMICVVGSVYNDKPMLSVMFSDDMVKDHGLNAGKMIREAAKLIQGGGGGQPHYAQAGGKNKDGLSAAVDKVVELAQL, from the coding sequence ATGATGACAGCTAATGAAGTGCGCGAATCCTTCAAGAAGTTCTTCGAAGGTAAAGGCCACAAGATTGTTCCATCAGCACCTATGGTTATCAAGGATGACCCAACGCTGATGTTTACAAACGCTGGTATGAACCAGTGGAAAGACATCATCCTCGGTACAAAAGACCCAGGCAAGGATGTTCGTCGTGTTGATACTCAGAAATGTCTCCGTGTAAGCGGTAAGCACAACGACCTCGAAGAGGTGGGTCACGATACTTACCACCACACCATGTTCGAGATGCTCGGTAACTGGAGCTTCGGCGACTACTTTAAGGAAGGCGCCATCGATATGGCATGGGAGTATCTTACTGAAGTTTTGAAGCTCAACCCTTCCGATCTCTACGTTACCGTATTCGAGGGTAGCAAAGTGGAAGGTCTGGAACGCGACAACGAGGCTGCAGGTTACTGGGCTAAGCACGTGCCAGCCGACCACATCATCAACGGTAACAAGCACGACAACTTCTGGGAGATGGGCGAAACAGGTCCTTGCGGTCCTTGCTCAGAGATTCACGTGGATTCTCGTACTCCAGAGGAGAAGGCTCAGGTGCCAGGCCGTGAGTTGGTAAACAAGGATAACCCTCAGGTCATCGAAATCTGGAACATCGTGTTCATGCAGTACAACCGCAAGGCTGACGGTTCTCTCGAACCACTCCCAATGCACGTTATCGATACAGGTATGGGCTTCGAGCGCTTGGTTCGCATGTTGCAGGACAAGCACTCTAACTATGATACTGATATCTTCCAGCCAATCATCAAGGAAATCGAGGCTATCTCTGGCAAGAAGTATGGCTTCACTACTCCTACAGGTGAGAATGGGGAGGGTAAGGATGAGCAGGAGAAAATCGACATCGCTATGCGTGTCTGCGCCGACCACCTCCGTGCCGTAGCCTTCTCTATCGCCGATGGCCAGTTGCCAAGCAACGCCAAGGCAGGTTACGTTATCCGACGCATCTTGCGCCGTGCCGTACGTTACGCTTACACATTCCTCGGTCAGAAGCAGGCATTCATGTACAAGCTCGTCAATGTATTGGTAGAGCAGATGGGTGCAGCCTTCCCAGAGTTGCCTGCTCAGCAGGAGCTCATCACCCGCGTGATGAAAGAGGAAGAGGATTCATTCCTCCGCACCTTGGAGAAGGGTATCAACCTCCTCAATGGCGATATGGACGAGCTCAAGGCTCATGGCGAGACTCAGCTTGATGGCGTGAGCGCATTCCGCCTCTTCGATACCTATGGTTTCCCTCTCGACCTGACAGAGCTTATCTGCCGTGAGAATGGTTACACCGTAGATGCTGCAGGCTTCGACGAGGAGATGAAGAAGCAGAAAGAGCGTGCCCGCAATGCTGCTGCCGTAGAGAACGGCGACTGGGAGGTTTTGAAGGAAGGCGACCAGAACTTCGTAGGTTACGACTATACAGAATATGAGTGCCACATCCTGCGCTACCGCAAGGTGACTCAGAAGAAGAACTCTTTCTATGAGTTGGTACTCGACAACACTCCATTCTACGGTGAGATGGGTGGACAGGTTGGCGACAAGGGTGTACTCGTTAGCGAGAACGAGACCATCCAGGTTATCGACACCAAGCGCGAGAACAACCAGAGCATCCACATCGTAAAGGAGTTGCCAAAGAATGTAAACGCTGATTTCATGGCTTGCGTAGATATCGAGAACCGCGAGGGAAGTGCAGCCAACCATACAGCTACCCACTTGCTCGACTACTGCCTGAAGCAGGTTTTGGGCGAGCACGTAGAGCAGAAGGGTTCTTATGTAGATAAGGACACCTTGCGTTTCGACTTCTCTCACTTCCAGAAGGTAACAGACGAGGAGCTCCGCAAGGTAGAGCGCATGGTAAACGAGATGATCCGTGCCGACTATCCATTGGATGAGCACCGCGATACTCCTATCGAGGAGGCTAAGGAGCTTGGCGCTATCGCCCTCTTCGGCGAGAAGTATGGCGACAAGGTTCGTGTGGTTCGCTTCGGTCCATCTGCTGAGTTCTGTGGTGGTATTCACGCCAAGAGCACCGGTAAGATTGGTTTCTTCAAGATCATCTCTGAGAGCAGCGTAGCAGCCGGCATCCGCCGTATCGAGGCTTTGACAGGCAAGGCTTGCGAGGAGGCTATCTACGGCTTACAGGATACCATTGTAGCCCTGAAGGGCTTGTTCAACAACGCCAAGGATCTTGAGGGTGTCATCAGAAAGTACATCGACGAGCACGATGCCTTGAAGAAGGATGTTGAGAAGTTCCAGGCTCAGGCTGTAGAGCGTGCCAAGGATAAGCTTGTAGAGAACGCAAAAGAAATCAATGGTGTGAAGGTTGTTACAGCCGTATTACCTATGGAGCCAGCAGCTGCCAAGGATTTGGTATTCAAGGTTCGCGAGGCTTTGCCAGAGAACATGATCTGCGTAGTAGGTTCTGTTTATAACGACAAGCCTATGCTCAGCGTAATGTTCAGCGATGATATGGTAAAGGATCACGGATTGAACGCAGGTAAGATGATTCGCGAAGCTGCCAAGTTGATTCAGGGTGGCGGTGGCGGTCAGCCTCACTATGCTCAGGCTGGCGGTAAGAACAAGGACGGCTTGAGCGCTGCAGTAGATAAGGTTGTAGAGTTGGCTCAACTGTAA
- a CDS encoding MerR family transcriptional regulator has product MAIIPDKTTKLYYSIKEVGEMFGLNDSTLRYWEKEFPFLKPKVAGNKVRQYTDKDIEQVRLIYNLIKVKGLKIAAARKYLNQNRTGAEKSSEVLDTLISVRDQLKELKKQLDGLV; this is encoded by the coding sequence ATGGCAATAATTCCAGATAAAACAACGAAATTGTACTATTCGATCAAGGAAGTAGGTGAAATGTTTGGTCTAAACGACTCTACGTTGAGATATTGGGAAAAGGAGTTTCCTTTTCTCAAACCGAAGGTTGCTGGCAATAAAGTGCGTCAGTATACCGATAAGGATATTGAGCAGGTAAGGCTCATCTACAACCTTATCAAAGTGAAGGGATTGAAGATTGCGGCTGCCCGCAAGTATCTGAACCAAAACAGAACGGGTGCCGAGAAATCTTCTGAAGTTCTCGACACCCTTATTTCTGTAAGAGACCAGCTCAAAGAACTCAAAAAGCAGCTCGATGGACTGGTTTAG
- a CDS encoding pectinesterase family protein, which produces MKKLFLSFLMMLTLLPLAAANKYDNPDTIVVSRDGTGEFRTIDEAIEVCRAFMDYSKVIYVKKGVYKEKLILPSWLTNITICGEDRDNTIITWDDHANIKMPVGGLDSEAAVKGKPMGTFRTYTLKVQGSYITLKNITIENNAAKLGQAVSLHLEGDHILVQNCRLLGNQDTVYTGIANNRSAFYDCYIEGTTDFIFGPGRAWFENCEIRSKANSYITAASSPAGQEYGYVFNKCKLTAEPGVDKVYLGRPWRPYAATLFMNCEMGSHIRPEGWHNWGKQSNEQTARYSEYNNHGAGAATKARVAWSRQLTKKEAAKVTIKNVFGEEAW; this is translated from the coding sequence ATGAAAAAATTATTCTTATCATTTTTAATGATGTTGACCCTGTTGCCTCTGGCAGCAGCCAACAAGTATGACAACCCCGACACGATTGTAGTTTCCCGTGATGGTACCGGCGAATTCCGCACCATAGACGAAGCCATCGAAGTATGTCGCGCTTTCATGGATTACAGCAAGGTAATCTACGTAAAGAAAGGCGTATACAAGGAGAAACTCATCCTCCCTTCATGGCTCACCAACATCACCATCTGTGGTGAAGACCGTGATAACACCATCATCACATGGGACGATCATGCCAACATCAAGATGCCTGTAGGTGGACTCGATTCAGAAGCAGCTGTAAAGGGTAAACCGATGGGCACATTCCGCACTTATACCCTGAAGGTACAGGGCAGTTACATCACCCTGAAAAACATCACCATCGAGAACAATGCAGCCAAACTGGGACAAGCAGTCTCCCTGCATCTTGAAGGCGATCATATCCTGGTTCAGAACTGCCGTCTGCTGGGCAATCAGGATACCGTTTATACAGGTATAGCCAACAACCGTTCAGCCTTCTATGATTGCTACATCGAAGGAACCACCGATTTCATCTTTGGTCCGGGAAGAGCATGGTTTGAGAATTGTGAGATTCGCAGCAAGGCCAACAGCTACATCACAGCTGCATCCAGTCCTGCCGGTCAGGAATATGGCTATGTATTCAACAAGTGCAAGCTTACCGCCGAGCCAGGTGTAGACAAGGTTTATCTGGGCCGTCCATGGCGCCCTTATGCAGCTACCCTCTTCATGAATTGCGAAATGGGCAGCCACATCCGTCCAGAAGGATGGCACAACTGGGGCAAGCAGAGCAACGAACAGACAGCCCGCTACAGCGAATATAACAACCACGGTGCAGGTGCTGCAACCAAGGCACGCGTAGCCTGGAGCCGTCAGCTCACCAAGAAAGAAGCTGCTAAAGTTACCATCAAGAATGTCTTCGGCGAAGAAGCGTGGTAA
- a CDS encoding RelA/SpoT family protein: MDDQNLKDLEREQADNQLIGDAFQHLLDTYLSSRHRKKVDIVTKAFNFARQAHKGVRRLSGEPYIMHPIAVAQIACEEMGLGSTSICAALLHDVVEDTDYTVEDISNIFGAKVAQIVDGLTKISGGIFGDKASAQAENFKKLLLTMSDDIRVILIKICDRLHNMRTLESQPANKQYKIAGETLYIYAPLANRLGLNKIKTELEDLSFRYDHPQEYANIEHKLADTESQRDTLFESFTAPIREELDKLGVEYKIKARVKSPYSIWNKMQNKHVTFDEIYDILAVRIIFTPKVRANEVNECFNIYVAISKIYKSHPDRLRDWLNHPKANGYQALHVTLMSKQGRWIEVQIRSDRMDEVAEKGFAAHWKYKEGNEGEYTEDENELNDWLSTIKEILDDPQPDAMDFLDAIKLNLYASEIFVFTPKGEIKTMPAGCTALDFAFQIHTFLGSHCIGAKVNHKLVPLSHKLQSGDQVEILTSKSQHVQEEWVNFVSSAKAKSKILAILRRDSREVQKKGENILTEWLKKNSIEMSASVVDRLCDFHNIQKPETLFQSLGDHQIILGDKDFDELQGNPKKQQASSWRNYIPFLGKSKEKAPEKGIVKPQELFVVGKDFNKKKPLILTEENINQFIFPSCCHAIPGDDVMGFIDNKNRIEIHKRSCSIAAKLKSSFGNRIVDAKWDMHKQILFDATIEIKGIDRKGMLLDVSKVISDQLGINIHKITISSDNGIFDGTIELRVHDREEVKIIMNQLRNIDDLQEVQRIL; this comes from the coding sequence CCAGAACTTGAAAGACCTCGAAAGAGAGCAGGCTGACAACCAGTTGATTGGCGATGCCTTTCAACACCTGCTTGACACCTACCTGAGTTCGCGACACCGCAAGAAGGTAGATATAGTGACCAAGGCATTCAACTTCGCCCGACAGGCGCACAAAGGTGTGCGCCGCCTCTCGGGCGAACCATATATCATGCACCCTATCGCTGTGGCTCAAATAGCCTGCGAGGAGATGGGGCTCGGCTCAACGAGCATCTGTGCCGCACTGCTTCATGATGTGGTAGAAGATACCGACTACACCGTAGAAGATATCTCAAACATCTTTGGAGCTAAAGTGGCACAAATCGTTGATGGACTCACCAAGATCAGTGGTGGAATCTTCGGCGATAAGGCATCAGCACAGGCAGAAAACTTCAAAAAGCTATTGCTCACTATGAGCGATGACATCCGTGTTATCCTTATCAAGATTTGTGACCGCCTGCACAACATGCGCACGCTGGAATCGCAACCGGCCAACAAACAATACAAGATTGCGGGCGAAACCTTGTATATTTATGCACCTCTCGCCAACCGATTGGGCTTGAACAAAATCAAGACCGAACTCGAAGACCTCAGCTTCCGCTACGACCATCCACAGGAGTATGCCAACATAGAGCATAAACTTGCCGATACCGAATCGCAGCGCGATACCCTCTTCGAGAGTTTTACTGCACCTATCCGCGAAGAACTCGACAAGTTAGGCGTAGAATACAAAATCAAAGCACGCGTGAAGAGCCCTTATTCTATTTGGAACAAGATGCAGAACAAGCACGTTACCTTCGATGAGATTTACGACATTCTTGCTGTGCGCATCATCTTTACGCCAAAGGTGAGAGCAAACGAAGTAAACGAATGCTTCAATATCTACGTAGCCATCAGCAAAATCTACAAGAGCCATCCTGACCGTCTGCGCGACTGGTTGAACCATCCGAAAGCAAACGGTTATCAGGCACTCCACGTTACCCTGATGAGTAAGCAGGGAAGATGGATAGAAGTGCAGATTCGTTCCGACCGTATGGACGAGGTAGCAGAAAAGGGGTTTGCTGCCCACTGGAAATACAAAGAAGGTAACGAAGGTGAATATACAGAAGATGAGAACGAACTGAACGACTGGCTCAGCACCATCAAGGAGATTCTGGACGATCCGCAGCCGGATGCCATGGACTTCCTCGATGCCATCAAGCTGAACCTCTATGCTTCAGAAATCTTCGTCTTCACACCAAAGGGAGAAATCAAGACGATGCCGGCAGGCTGTACTGCTCTCGACTTCGCCTTCCAGATTCATACTTTCCTGGGCAGCCACTGTATCGGAGCCAAGGTAAACCATAAGCTGGTTCCGCTGAGCCATAAGCTGCAAAGTGGCGACCAGGTTGAGATTCTTACTTCCAAGAGCCAGCATGTACAGGAAGAATGGGTAAACTTCGTCAGTTCGGCCAAGGCAAAGAGCAAGATTCTTGCCATCCTGCGCCGCGATTCACGAGAGGTTCAGAAGAAAGGAGAAAACATACTCACCGAATGGCTCAAGAAGAACAGCATCGAGATGAGTGCATCGGTGGTAGACCGCCTATGCGATTTTCATAATATCCAGAAGCCTGAAACCCTCTTCCAGTCATTGGGAGACCATCAGATTATCCTAGGCGATAAAGACTTCGATGAGTTGCAGGGCAATCCTAAGAAACAGCAGGCCAGCAGCTGGCGCAATTATATCCCATTCCTAGGCAAGAGCAAGGAGAAGGCTCCAGAAAAAGGCATCGTGAAACCTCAGGAACTTTTCGTGGTGGGTAAAGACTTCAACAAGAAGAAGCCACTCATCCTGACCGAGGAGAATATCAACCAGTTTATCTTCCCTAGCTGCTGCCATGCGATTCCTGGCGATGACGTCATGGGCTTTATCGACAACAAGAACCGCATTGAAATACATAAGCGCTCTTGCAGCATAGCAGCCAAACTGAAGTCCAGTTTCGGCAACCGCATCGTAGATGCCAAATGGGATATGCACAAGCAGATACTCTTCGATGCTACCATCGAAATCAAGGGTATCGACCGTAAGGGCATGCTGCTGGATGTAAGTAAGGTGATTAGTGACCAGTTAGGCATCAATATCCACAAGATAACAATCAGTAGTGATAACGGCATCTTCGACGGAACAATCGAACTCCGTGTTCACGACCGCGAAGAAGTCAAAATTATTATGAATCAACTCCGAAATATCGATGATCTGCAGGAAGTACAGAGAATCCTGTAA